In Streptomyces sp. NBC_00683, the DNA window CCGCTGGGTGACTCTTGGCCTGCGGTGCATCAAGGACGGATTCTCCGGCGTCTATGCCGACTGGAAGATCGACTACGGACCCACGGATCACCTCCTGACCATGGTCTAGGTCTGCGAAGCGACGGCCCCTACAGGCTGCGGTTCAAGGAAGGTCCCATTGCGCAGCATCGCGAACAGGACGTCGGCCCGACGCCTGGGGCCTGGCGATCTTCTGGTCGTAGTCGGCCCGCGATGCCGGATCGCCCAGGGCGGCGAACGCGGAGAGAAAGCAAGCTCTCTTGAGCTGCTTGTTTTCCTCCTGGAGGGTTGTTCGCCGCGGTTCGAGGAGCCTGAGCTCCGGGTCGCCGGGGCGAGACTTCGGCTTTCGCTGGACGACCAGCAGCCGGTCCCCGGATGGTCGGGCGTTCTTGCGGGCGATGACGGCACGCACCGGCGCCGAGTGCGCGGCAGGAGCCCGAACATATGAGCGCACCTGGAGAGTCGGCCCGGACGCCGCAAGCCGAAACTGGACCAGTGACGACATACGCCTCCGATGCGCCGGCGACGCCGACGCCCGCCCCGCGCCCGACGTGGGGCTGCGTTCCTTCGCTGCCGCGTTACCGACCGTGCGCTGCGCCCACGACGAAGCCGACGTACGCGATTGGTTCGCACGCATCCTCGTGCCCCAGTACGAAACCTGGGTGGCGGACACCGGGAGCAACGTGGTGGGGCTCATGGTGCTCAACGGCGGGGACCTGAAACAGCTCTCCCTCGACCCCGCGTGGCGCGGGCGGGGCTTCGGCGACCGGTTCATGACCCTGGCCAAACAGCAACAGCCGGACGGGCTTTCACTGTGGACGTTCCAGGTCAACGAACCGGCGCACCGGTTCTACGAACACCCGGCTTCACCGCGGTTGAGCGGACGGACGCGCCGCGCAACGATGAGCGCGAGCCGGACATCCGCTACGTCTGGCAGCCCCATCTCGCATGCTCACGACGAAGGCGGTTGCCCGAACTCTGGAGTGACCGCCTTCGCCGACGGAGCCGGTCTACGGTGGCGCGATGACAGTTCTGATCGTCGGCGGCAGCGGCTTCCTCGGGACCGAGCTGGTCGAGCAGGCGAGAGCAGCAGGGCACACGACCGTCGCGACCTATGCGACCAAGCCAGGCGAAGCATCCCCGACTGCCTGGTATCCCCTTGACCTGCGGGACGCGGGAAGCCTGGACACCGTCATGGCCGAGGTGCGCCCGCAGCTCGTCATCAACGCATCGAGCGGGGCGGCCGACTGGGCGACTACGGCAGAAGGCCCCATCCGGCTCGCGATGGTGGCGGCCAGGTACGGCACACGCATGGTCCACGTGTCCAGTGACGCGGTGTTCTCCGGCGCGAACGTCCACTACGACGAGTCCAGCCTCCCCGACCCCGTCACCCCATACGGGGCGGCCAAGGCCGCGGCCGAGACCGGGGTCCTCGCCGTGCATCCGACGGCCGCTGTCGCTCGGACATCGCTGATCATCGGCCACGGACGTTCACTCCACGAAAAGCTCGTACACGACCTCGCCGCCGGCGCCCGCGACGGCGCCCTGTTCACCGACGACATACGCTGCCCCGTCCACGTCACCGACCTCGCCGCCTCCCTCCTGGAGCTGGGAGCCGCCGACGCGACCGGCCTCCACCACCTCGCAGGCCGAGACGCCGTCAGCCGTCACGAGCTCGGCACCCTCATCGCCCAACGGGACGGCCTCGACGCCTCACGGCTGCCCACCGCCCTTCGAGCAAACAGCACCCTTCCCGGCGCTCTCGACGTACGCCTCGACAGCCGGGCTACCCAGCGGGCCCTGCGCACCACGCTGCGCGGTGCTCGGCAATTCCTAGAGCACCCCGGCTTCCGGTAGGACTGCCGACGGTGAGGCCCCGCCCGGAGGGCGGCCGGCGTCAGAAACTCGCTCGAACACTGCGGACCCCGGTCGCGCGCGGCTGAGGATCGTCGTACACAGGAAGGATGAGCGAGGACAAGGCGTCGTGGCATCCGGGCGAGATCGTGCCTGAGAGCGGGATCTGCGAGTGTGACTGCGGTGCGGGCCATCACTGGAGTACGGACGTGAAAGGCCACCGTTTCCCGCCGCTGCCGGCGGGCTGTCCGGGCGGCACGTGGGCGCTGAAGACAGACGCGCACCCGAGCACCTGAATTCTCGATGGCGGTCACTCGGCTGCGAAGGAAGCTCTCATGTCGTCGGAAGCCACCTGGGTCGCACAATCCGGGCAGCAATCGGTAGTTCTCGCCAGTTTCGACAGCCACCGTCGCGCCGAACGCATACTGGTATCGCTCGGGCGAGGCTTCCGGCAGGAAGGCCCGCGAGGGCGGTGTGACCGCTGTGCTGATCGCAGGAATCGCCGACGGCTCGCTGCGGCTGACTCAGTCTCGTGTGCTGACGGCCAGCGGCTTCTCGAACACCGTGTTCCGCATGTCCCTCGCATGGATGGTCGGATTCATGGGCCTGCTCTCCGCGCTGAAAGGAGCAAGGACTGGGGTTCACGCCGCTGGAGTGCGCAAAGGACATGTCGGATCCGATGAGCATCAAGCCCAAAGGATCCTCGCGGAAGCCGGCTCCCGCGCCGTCATCATGCTGGTTCGCTGCAAGGACACCGACACGCGAAGCCTGGTAACCGCAGCGGCGGCCGAACCTGCCAGATACAGCTGGGACGGCTCGCTCGCAGACTTTCTCGCCGCCCTCGACCCCGGCAGTGCTCACGATTGGGTGCGCTCGGCTGTCGGTGAGTCCAACACACGTCGCCGCCACTGACTGATGGCCCGCAGCAACCCTGACGCCCGATTCAGTCCTGACCGGGCCCCGGCTAGGAGCCCCGCGTGGTGCTGCGACCTCCTGTGGAGCCGATGCTCGCCCAAGCCCGGGAGGTCATCCCGCACCCCGGAGCAGTACCGGGCGGCATGGCCGTCGAGCCCAAGTTTGATGGGTTCCGGGCAACTACTGTTCACCCCGGCCGACCCGGGGGAGCCGACGCTGCCGCAGTCGCGGCGCGGGGCGCTGCATCAGGCACGCTTCCCGATCTCGTCGCCACAGCGGACCAGCTGCCCTACGGCCTGGTCCTCGATGGCGAGCTGGCCGTCCTTGAACATGAACAGCTGAGCTTCAGCGCGTCGCAGCGCCGGGCCTCTGACCCGCCACGCCAAGGCCTTGGCCGCCGACCTGCCCGCGTACTTCATCGCCTGCCTCGCCGTCCTCACAACCCCCACTCCTACCCACCGCCGCTCGCGCGAACAGTTGCGGAACCCCGAGCACCACGACAGCGAGACCAGAGCGACCAGCATTGCGCCACGGTGATTGAGCACGCGGTCAGCCCCACCTGCCACCCGGACCCCTGCGGCACCCACCCACCGCGTCAGCTACCACCGCCTACCCCCATTGCCACGGAATGCTTGGGCAGAGCACGGTTGGTACCGGCTCCGGACGTCCGAAAACGTGGTAGCCCACACGGTGCCCCCCCGCGCTTCCGATTGACGTCCAGCTCGGCGCGGGCCGGGCCTTCCGAGGCCTCACCTCGCCAACCAGTGCTTGAGCCTCGGGCCTGGGCTGCCGTCTACGTGCGGTGCCGCGGACGGCCCGAGGCCTTCTTCGCGGGGGTCTTCGCCGCAGAGGTCTTCTTGGCAGCCGCCTTCTTGGCGGGGCCGGTCCTTCTCTCCGGAGTCGGGGATTCCGTCGCCGCCTTCCTGCCACGGCTCGCCCTCTTCGCGGGAGCCGTGCGACGGGGCCTGTCCGGCTCGGTGGACGCGTGC includes these proteins:
- a CDS encoding SDR family oxidoreductase; this translates as MTVLIVGGSGFLGTELVEQARAAGHTTVATYATKPGEASPTAWYPLDLRDAGSLDTVMAEVRPQLVINASSGAADWATTAEGPIRLAMVAARYGTRMVHVSSDAVFSGANVHYDESSLPDPVTPYGAAKAAAETGVLAVHPTAAVARTSLIIGHGRSLHEKLVHDLAAGARDGALFTDDIRCPVHVTDLAASLLELGAADATGLHHLAGRDAVSRHELGTLIAQRDGLDASRLPTALRANSTLPGALDVRLDSRATQRALRTTLRGARQFLEHPGFR